The DNA window CGATGGCTCTGGGAGCGAAGATCGCTCGTGGCCAGAAGATCGCGGCGGCCAGTCCGATCGCGTCATTGTCTTCCATCGCGGTGCGGGCGAGTGAGTGTGCACCGTCAAGTCGCGAGACTGTCAGGTGCGGGCCGAAGGTTGATCTGTAGACATCTTCGGTCTCGGCTACGTCGACGTTCCTGTCGTGCAATCCCACCATCAGGTGCACGGGGATCTCTCGGGTGCCTGCGGCGACAAGATCGGACTCTGCGTCCGCGCCGAAGTTCCGCATGACGAAGCGCCAGCGGTCTTTGCTCATCGGGTCGGCGGTGTCCGTCGTTGCTAAGTAGTCCTCGTAGGATGCTCGCTGTTCGAGGAGCTTGCGCGTGTGGTCGCTTTCCTCTACCGCGCGTTCGCGCTCTTGCGTGCTTGCTTTGTCATGGTCGAGTTCGGCAAGGAGATTGAAGCGGCCCTGCCGTAGCCAGTTGATCGCCGGGCTGACGGCAACTACTCCATCGACATCCGCGCGGGCGGCGACGACTTTGGGGAGCACCCACCCGGCCTGGCTGGCACCCCACAGAACGATTGTGTCGGTAGGGACATCATCGCGGGCCTGGGCCCAGTCGAGCACTGCCTCGACCTCAGTGGCCCGGTCGCTCATTGACTGCGACAGCCAGTCCCCATCTGATCCTCCAACGCCTGGCTTGCTCCACGAGATGGTCGCGAAGCCGGCATCGGCTGCGCCTTCGAACCAGGCGTCGTAGAGGCCATCCTGTGTGGCTTCGGCGGCGGCGTCCCCGTGAACCATCAGAACGACACCTCTGGCAGTTCCGTCGTCGGGGAGCGTCATCACGCCGTCGAGGTTGCCTTCCGGCCCGGGAATGGAGACCCGGCGCTCTGAGAAGCGGAAGTCGTTGCCCACGAGGGCGACCCCGGTCAGGGCAACGAGTGCCGTCACGAGCGCAACTGCAGCGACGCGCAAGGATCGAGTATGTATCGGAATGATCACGAGCGTATAATATCTGATAGATTAAGCGCATGCATGAGGTGATCATCAGCAGAGGGATCGGTGACAGCGAGCGATCGCGTGTCGCGGAGCTGTACTGGGAGGCATTCGCTCGGAAGCTGCGTCCCGGCTTCCGCGATGATCAGACCGGCGTCCAGGCAGTGAAGGCCGGGTTGCAGTCGGAGAATGTGCTCGTCGCTCGTCGGCAGGGGGCGCTGCTCGGCGTCTGTGGCTTTTACGGCGCGAAGTCTGGGGCAGTCGACTTGAAGTGGTCGAGTCTGCGTCGCGCGCTGACCATTTCAGCTGCCGCGCGTGCAAGCACCGTTCTTGCAGTGCTGTCGAGGTCCACTTGCTCGGACGCCCTCGTGCTGGATGGCATCTGCGTCGACCGAGCCGCGCGGGGCCTCGGCATCGGCACCGCATTACTCAACGCGGCGAGCAGCTATGCGCGAAGTATAGACGTGCGGAGAGTGCGCCTGTCCGTCGTGGACAGCAACCCTCGTGCACGGGCACTCTATGAACGTCAAGGGTTCAGGCCCGTCGGCGGAGGGGCGCTCGGATTCCTTTCGGTTGTGTACGGCTTCGATGGGTACACGACGATGGAACTGAAGGTTGTGTGATGGACATGCAGATCACCCCCCGGACTCTCGTCGAAGCTTTCCTGCCCTTCGAGGGCGAGGTGTCGTTGGCCGAGGTGTACGCCGTGGCCAATCTTGCAGGTCTCGAGGACCAGCCTGTACGTTTGGCGATCCGTCGCCTCGTCGCTGCAGGCGGTGTAGTGCAGCATGGCAGGGGACGGGCAGGGAGCCTGACTCTCACTGGCACTGGCCTCCGGCGTCTGCAGCGAGACCGGCAGAGCCTCGCACTTGCCTTCGCCCAGGATGCTGGCGAAGTGAGGTGGGACGGGAGCTGGCTCCTGATAGCTGTCAGCGCGCCCGAGGCAGATCGCCACGTCCGCGACAGTCTGCGCCGAGAACTCCTGAAGCTGGGAGCAGCCACAATCTCGACAGGCCTTTACGCCAGCCCGCACGACCTCCGCGATATGTTGTCCGCGGATTCCATGCGGTACGTCGCGACCGCCACCACGGCTGATCTCTCGGTGCGGGGCGTGAACGACCCACTCGTGATCGCAGAGATGCTCTGGCCTAAGGCCTCCATCATCGAGCCCTATCAGGGCATCCAAGACGCCATCGCCCAAGAAGCCGATACCTCCTCACTGCCGAAAGAGGTCCGACTGCTCATACTTGCTGAAGCGCTTGAACGTGCGATGAGAGACGACCCTCTGGTCCCTCCTGAACTGAGAAGCTGCACGTGGCCGCCAACCAAGGTTCGTGAGGAGTGGGCACACCGCTGGGAAGAGCTCAGCACTGACGGCGGAACAACGATCTACTCGGGTTGGTGGCCACCTGCACAGGCCTCCGCGCTTCTATAGGGGTGTCAGGAACGGCTTGGTGGCAGTTTCGGCTTAGGCCGCGATGGCGAGCCTCGCGTGGACGAGTCGGGCCGACCGATCCTCACGTACCCGATCAACACGTTGCTGGGGGCGTGGCCGGGAGGTGAAGTGGACCTCCGTGGACACGCATGTTGGTCGTCAACTGCAGTTGGCTTCACGTGCCGGAACTTGGTGGAGCTCGGGTCTCCAAACCGACATCTCGCGGCGGGAAGGTCGAGCCCAAGGTAGCGCTGTCCTTCGGCTCGCTCGTTGGTCTGTTCAGCCAGTTGCGCCGTTCACGCGCAGACTGCCCTACGTGTGGGCATGTGGTGGAGTTCCGGTTTAACGTCTAGCGTTATTGACGCCGGTCGTTATGTCCTGGTCTCGTGATCAGATCGTTCGGGAGCAAGGACACCGAACGATTGTGGCGTCGTGAGCGAGTGCGCTCGATCGATCATCGGATCCATCGGGTCGCACTGCGCAAGCTTCGTCAGGTGGGATCGGCGGAGTCCATCGAGGATCTTCGGGTCCCGCCGGGCAACCGGCTCGAAGCGCTGAAGGGCGACCGCGCCGGGCAGCACAGCATCAGGATCAACGACGAGTGGCGGATCTGGTTCGTGCGGACCGACGCAGGACCGGAGGAGGTGGAGATCGTTGACTACCACTGAGAAGATTGCCCCGATCCACCCTGGGGAGGTCCTCATGGAGGACTTCATCGAGGGCTTCGGGATCACGCAGAACAAGCTCGCCGTGTCGATCGGCGTCCCGCCTCGGCGGATCAACGAGATCGTGCATGGCAAGCGGGGGATCACGGCGGACACCGCGCTCCGGCTCGGCAAGCTCTTCGGCACCACCGCACAGTTCTGGCTGAACCTGCAGACGCTCTACGACCTCGACCTCGCAGAGGATCGCGTGGCTGAGCAGATCGACGCCATCGTGCCGCTGCAATCCGCATGACCTTCAGCGGGATGGACGCCGCTGAGGTAGTACGAGTCGTTGCCTGGCTCGAGGAGCGATCAGTCGTCTACCAGGTCAACGGCGGATGGGCCGTTGACGCTCTGCACGGTTCCCAGACCAGATCGCATGGTGATCTGGATGTGTTCGTCGACTCGACGACGGTCGACGCCCTCATGGAATGGTTGCTCGGTCGCGGATACAGCATCGTGGAGGACTGGCGTCCGATCCGAGTTGAGCTGCGCGCCGGCGACAGGGCGGTCGACATCCATCCGATGGACGTGGACTGTGTCGGCGACGGGGTCCAGCAGGGCTTCGGTGAAGACTCGTTCGTCCACCGAGCGCGCGAGCGCGCGGTCGGAGTGATCGGAGATCGCTCGGTAGTTGTCGCGTGCGCCGCGCGACTCATGGCGCTGAGGCTCGGTTACGACCTCCGGCCGGAGGACCGCCACGATCTCGACGTGCTTGGGAGGTTGGTCGCCGACCACTCTTGAGGCCCGTGGCGGGCAGTTGACGCAGATGGTTGTCCGTGCCGGA is part of the Brachybacterium ginsengisoli genome and encodes:
- a CDS encoding PaaX family transcriptional regulator — its product is MDMQITPRTLVEAFLPFEGEVSLAEVYAVANLAGLEDQPVRLAIRRLVAAGGVVQHGRGRAGSLTLTGTGLRRLQRDRQSLALAFAQDAGEVRWDGSWLLIAVSAPEADRHVRDSLRRELLKLGAATISTGLYASPHDLRDMLSADSMRYVATATTADLSVRGVNDPLVIAEMLWPKASIIEPYQGIQDAIAQEADTSSLPKEVRLLILAEALERAMRDDPLVPPELRSCTWPPTKVREEWAHRWEELSTDGGTTIYSGWWPPAQASALL
- a CDS encoding GNAT family N-acetyltransferase; the protein is MHEVIISRGIGDSERSRVAELYWEAFARKLRPGFRDDQTGVQAVKAGLQSENVLVARRQGALLGVCGFYGAKSGAVDLKWSSLRRALTISAAARASTVLAVLSRSTCSDALVLDGICVDRAARGLGIGTALLNAASSYARSIDVRRVRLSVVDSNPRARALYERQGFRPVGGGALGFLSVVYGFDGYTTMELKVV
- a CDS encoding nucleotidyltransferase domain-containing protein, whose translation is MTFSGMDAAEVVRVVAWLEERSVVYQVNGGWAVDALHGSQTRSHGDLDVFVDSTTVDALMEWLLGRGYSIVEDWRPIRVELRAGDRAVDIHPMDVDCVGDGVQQGFGEDSFVHRARERAVGVIGDRSVVVACAARLMALRLGYDLRPEDRHDLDVLGRLVADHS
- a CDS encoding HigA family addiction module antitoxin, with product MTTTEKIAPIHPGEVLMEDFIEGFGITQNKLAVSIGVPPRRINEIVHGKRGITADTALRLGKLFGTTAQFWLNLQTLYDLDLAEDRVAEQIDAIVPLQSA
- a CDS encoding serine aminopeptidase domain-containing protein produces the protein MIIPIHTRSLRVAAVALVTALVALTGVALVGNDFRFSERRVSIPGPEGNLDGVMTLPDDGTARGVVLMVHGDAAAEATQDGLYDAWFEGAADAGFATISWSKPGVGGSDGDWLSQSMSDRATEVEAVLDWAQARDDVPTDTIVLWGASQAGWVLPKVVAARADVDGVVAVSPAINWLRQGRFNLLAELDHDKASTQERERAVEESDHTRKLLEQRASYEDYLATTDTADPMSKDRWRFVMRNFGADAESDLVAAGTREIPVHLMVGLHDRNVDVAETEDVYRSTFGPHLTVSRLDGAHSLARTAMEDNDAIGLAAAIFWPRAIFAPRAIDDYSSFLSTIG
- a CDS encoding type II toxin-antitoxin system RelE/ParE family toxin — translated: MIRSFGSKDTERLWRRERVRSIDHRIHRVALRKLRQVGSAESIEDLRVPPGNRLEALKGDRAGQHSIRINDEWRIWFVRTDAGPEEVEIVDYH